From the genome of Tenrec ecaudatus isolate mTenEca1 chromosome 1, mTenEca1.hap1, whole genome shotgun sequence:
GTTCCAGAGTCCGGGAAAGCTTGCACCATGCCTGTGATCCTGGGTTACTGGGACATCCGAGGGGTGAGTAAAGCGACCCctttggtggtggaggtggggggctggCAGGGGTGCAGTGGGGTGGAAGTGCTGAGCAGCTGGGGGAGAATTTGGGGATGATTGCTCTTCCAGGCTTGGCTGGGGCTGTGCCTGGTCCTAGCCTGGCCTTTGGAAACTGATGgtcacagggctggggctggggctggcatATGGAGGAGCATGGAGGGAGTTTCTGGCCTGTCCCCTTCTGTTATTGGGGTGCCCTAACTGGAGGAAGAGAGTCAGGAGTCAGGACCCCTCAAGGCCATCGCTTCCTCTGCTCTCCCTCCAGCTTGCACATTGCGTCCGGCTGCTCCTGGAATACACCGGCTCAGACTATGAGGAGAAGAAGTACACCTACGGGGGCGGTAAGGGCGCCGTGTGTGGGCCCTCCACCATTTTTAACATGCTTTGTAAAAAGCAGCTCTTGCCCCACCTCTGCATGTCACCGCCTGAGTGATCTGGGGCCCGCCTCTGCCTGGGGCCCTGCGGCTAAGCACAGCACGGGCCTGCCTGTGCAGGacactggggggcggggggattgcTGCCGCCCTCAGCAATGAGGACTGGGGGTTATCCTCTCCGGAGATGCCAAACCAAACCCCTGCTGTGGAGGCTGCCTCACCTGGCAAGCCTTACTCCTGGGAAGATTTGGCTTGGTGGGTCTCTGAgctcccagaacccccttccccaGACCCACTGGGCAAGACCTCCTGGATGGTTTCTGTGGGCGGGAGGTCCGATCCTCAGAACACGGTTCTCATTGGATTGTTTCCACCTCAGCTCCTGACTATGACAGAAGCCAGTGGCTGAATGAGAAGTTCAAGCTAGGGTTCGACTTTCCCAATGTAAgtcggggtgggggcagggacaaTTGGCCCGAGGCCTGGCGGTGTTAGGGTGCCGAGCCCTCTGccctcctcccactcctggtTCTCTCCACTGCCTCTCCGTGTGTTCCCTATGGCAGGTCATGCGGGTGCTGTACACATATGATTGAGGGCCTCCATGGGTCAGGCCCTCCGTGTGCCGGGTCCCAGCTGTGTCCTTGCACAGGGGCCGGGGCGCTGGGGGCCTGGTGGGATAGCAGAGCTCCCTATTGCTCTTGCAGCTCCCCTACTTGATTGATGGGCCTCACAAGATCACCCAGAGCAACGCCATCCTGCGCTACCTTGGGCGCAAGCACAACCTGTGTgagtgggcagaggcaggggcagggaaggggcacggcctggctggggggaggggaggatgccAAGGGTGAGTGTCTGACGATCTGGTTACAGGTGGCGAGACAGAAGACGAGAAGATCCGAGTGGACATCATGGAGAGCCAGGCAATGGACACCCGAATGGAACTGGCTATGATGTGCTACAACCCCGACTTTGTGAGTTCTCCGTGGGCTGGGCCGGGCCAGGGCTGCGTTTGAGTGGGACTCAAGACTGTGCTCCCAGTGACAGTGGTCCTGTGTGCAACGGAATCCCCGGCTCCTCCGAAGGACCCTCAGTACTGCGTCATCTTCCTCCCTCTCACCCAATAAACGCTGCGAATCAATCCCCTCTAGTCTGAGAATGAAGTCGACTCCCCAGCCTGGAGAGTGAGGGGTTCACTAGCTGTGGAACTTCTTCCCAATGCGGAGGggctttgtctttttaaaagtaGGACATTGTTCATTATTCAGAAGTATTACAATGTTAAGTGAAGTTGCAAATGGTCTGTTTTCAGTGAAGTTGTTGATAACCCAAATGGTGAGTTTATAACCGAAATGGGCCTCGGGTTTCTCTGTGGTATCTGATGCGATCTACACATTTACCAGGGCAGCTCCTCTTGCACCACATCACGGTCTTCTGGCCAGACGCAGAATTGCAGAAGAAACTGTTAGGCCTTTTTTTCAACTGCTGATCTAGTCAAAGATTTTGTTTCTAGAATTGATAGACTTATTATATACACTTAGACTATTTCCCTTGTTCCTGCCTGAAGGGCTTCCTTCTCAGATTTTGTTTTATAATCTCTGAAGTATGAGAAAAACATGGACTCTCCTGAGTTCTGTGTATACAGATTAACATTCTTATAAAAAGTTATTTTCAAAGGGGCACAAATAATGACCTAATACATGTCCTTGCTAGTTAGACGTTTTT
Proteins encoded in this window:
- the LOC142436968 gene encoding glutathione S-transferase Mu 1-like isoform X2, which codes for MPVILGYWDIRGLAHCVRLLLEYTGSDYEEKKYTYGGAPDYDRSQWLNEKFKLGFDFPNLPYLIDGPHKITQSNAILRYLGRKHNLCGETEDEKIRVDIMESQAMDTRMELAMMCYNPDFEKLKPQYLEALPGKMKLYSQFLGKRPWFAGDKTTFVDFLAYDVLDIHRVFEPKCLDAFPNLKDFMARFEGLPKIAAYMKSSKFLPRPLFGRQAQWGNK